In one Thermococcus sp. 2319x1 genomic region, the following are encoded:
- a CDS encoding glycosyltransferase 4 family protein, with protein MITPVVGFILSLLLTPYIGSLMRKAGIVGRDIHKLDKPEVPEMGGIVLLLVLPLSLASLLNETLAKALLVFLLFGVIGIIDDTTQLKQSHKVLLSLLISSIVISIHINTDLDILVASFELGLLYYLFAILFITGSANLVNLLAGFNGLEVGTSAIALFFLGLVTSENAQILALTGSAVAFGFLWWNKYPARIFPGDTGTLALGALIGLVGILGKVEVFAAFLLLPHFVDFLLKSKIRFKGRPLGRTEVLEDGTLKAPPYLSFLGLLMRLKKVKEPQLVAMVWGIETVLGIIVLLLHQLL; from the coding sequence ATGATAACGCCCGTTGTGGGTTTTATCCTTTCCCTTCTCCTTACTCCCTACATCGGCTCGTTAATGAGAAAAGCCGGCATAGTTGGAAGGGACATTCATAAGCTGGACAAACCTGAGGTTCCAGAGATGGGAGGCATTGTTCTTTTACTCGTATTGCCTCTAAGTCTTGCATCTCTTCTAAATGAAACCCTCGCAAAGGCTCTTTTAGTGTTCCTCCTCTTTGGGGTTATAGGTATAATAGATGACACGACCCAGCTTAAACAATCTCATAAAGTTCTGCTATCTTTGCTGATCTCCTCAATAGTAATCTCGATACACATAAATACTGATCTGGATATTCTGGTGGCTTCCTTTGAACTGGGCCTACTCTACTATCTCTTTGCAATCCTTTTCATAACCGGCTCTGCCAATCTGGTGAACCTTCTGGCGGGATTCAATGGGCTGGAGGTGGGGACCTCCGCTATAGCCCTCTTCTTTTTGGGATTGGTAACCTCTGAAAATGCCCAAATCTTGGCATTGACGGGAAGTGCTGTGGCCTTTGGATTTTTGTGGTGGAATAAATACCCTGCCAGAATCTTCCCTGGGGACACTGGAACGTTGGCCCTTGGGGCATTAATAGGGCTGGTTGGCATCTTAGGTAAAGTTGAAGTATTTGCAGCGTTTCTGCTACTACCCCATTTCGTGGACTTCCTCCTCAAGTCAAAAATACGATTTAAAGGCAGGCCTTTGGGGAGAACAGAAGTTTTGGAGGATGGAACTTTAAAAGCACCCCCTTACCTGAGCTTTCTGGGTTTGCTGATGAGACTAAAGAAAGTAAAAGAACCCCAACTAGTTGCCATGGTCTGGGGGATAGAAACAGTCTTAGGCATTATTGTCCTTCTTCTTCATCAATTACTTTGA
- a CDS encoding BlaI/MecI/CopY family transcriptional regulator, translating to MQPHEFKIDEDGLRAVLPPMEAEIMEYMWKVKVATAGDVYEYLKEKHENLRRSTVSILMNRLCERGLLKRSVDTGRGGMRYVYSVATSKEEFEKKVVESILNALMSNFKEATVAYLSKIKK from the coding sequence ATGCAGCCTCATGAATTCAAGATAGATGAAGATGGTTTAAGAGCAGTTTTACCTCCAATGGAAGCCGAGATAATGGAGTATATGTGGAAGGTGAAAGTTGCAACGGCTGGAGATGTTTATGAATATCTGAAAGAGAAACATGAGAACTTAAGACGTTCTACGGTTAGTATACTAATGAACAGACTCTGTGAAAGAGGGCTATTAAAGAGAAGTGTGGATACGGGAAGGGGAGGAATGAGATACGTTTACAGTGTGGCTACAAGCAAAGAGGAGTTCGAGAAGAAAGTTGTAGAGAGCATTTTGAATGCCCTCATGAGCAATTTTAAGGAGGCAACCGTTGCATATCTTTCAAAGATAAAGAAGTGA
- the gyaR gene encoding glyoxylate reductase, producing the protein MKPKVFITRQIPENGIKMLEEFYEIELWKDPKAPPREVLLEKVREVDALVTLVTDKVDRELLGNAPKLKIIAQYAVGYDNIDIEEATKRGIYVTNTPGVLTDATADLAFALLLAVARRIVEADGFVRSGEWKKREVGWHPLMFLGYELKGKTLGIVGFGRIGQALAKRAKGFGMKIIYYSRTRKVEAEKEIGAEYVDFETLLKESDFISLHVPLTKETYHMIGEKELKLMKPNAILINTSRGAVVDTNALIKALKEGWIAGAGLDVFEEEPYYNEELFRLKNVVLAPHIGSATREAREGMAELVAKNLIAFAKGEIPPNLVNKDVVKIRKPGF; encoded by the coding sequence ATGAAGCCCAAGGTGTTTATAACACGACAAATCCCGGAAAATGGAATTAAGATGCTCGAAGAATTCTATGAAATAGAACTCTGGAAAGATCCGAAAGCACCTCCGCGGGAAGTGCTTCTGGAGAAAGTCAGAGAGGTCGATGCTCTAGTGACCCTTGTAACGGACAAAGTAGATAGAGAACTACTGGGAAACGCCCCCAAGTTAAAAATAATAGCCCAATATGCGGTCGGCTATGATAACATAGACATAGAAGAGGCTACAAAAAGGGGAATATACGTTACAAACACTCCCGGAGTCCTTACGGATGCAACGGCTGACCTTGCATTTGCCCTTCTTCTGGCAGTTGCAAGGAGGATTGTAGAGGCTGATGGCTTTGTGAGGAGTGGCGAATGGAAGAAAAGAGAAGTCGGCTGGCATCCGCTAATGTTTTTAGGATATGAGCTGAAAGGAAAGACTTTGGGAATAGTGGGCTTTGGAAGAATCGGCCAGGCCCTCGCAAAGAGAGCCAAAGGATTTGGGATGAAAATCATCTATTACTCGAGAACACGTAAAGTTGAGGCAGAAAAAGAGATTGGCGCAGAGTATGTTGATTTTGAGACCCTTTTGAAAGAGAGCGACTTTATAAGCCTTCACGTTCCCCTAACCAAAGAGACCTACCACATGATAGGAGAGAAGGAGCTCAAGCTTATGAAACCCAACGCAATCCTAATAAACACATCCAGGGGGGCAGTCGTTGATACCAACGCCTTAATCAAGGCATTAAAAGAAGGGTGGATAGCTGGAGCTGGCTTAGATGTTTTTGAAGAGGAGCCCTACTACAATGAAGAGCTCTTCAGGTTAAAAAACGTTGTTTTAGCTCCACACATAGGCAGCGCAACTCGTGAAGCTCGAGAAGGCATGGCAGAGCTGGTTGCAAAGAACTTAATAGCATTTGCCAAAGGTGAGATCCCACCGAACCTTGTCAACAAAGATGTTGTAAAAATTAGAAAGCCAGGATTTTAA
- a CDS encoding DUF2304 domain-containing protein has product MYAVQYIAVVIILALMVYVVGKYRRKELDWQDLVFWEALLLIMLIISLKPVEISLTIKNILGLGRGLDALFVVSIGLSYLLLFRLYIAIDKAEREITELTRRITIEFQEIKEMLEKLERD; this is encoded by the coding sequence ATGTATGCCGTACAATACATCGCCGTTGTTATTATCCTGGCACTTATGGTGTACGTAGTTGGAAAATACAGGAGAAAAGAACTTGACTGGCAAGATCTGGTGTTCTGGGAGGCTTTGCTTCTCATAATGCTGATAATTTCCCTGAAACCGGTGGAGATTTCCCTAACAATAAAAAACATACTCGGGCTTGGTAGAGGGCTGGATGCATTGTTTGTGGTCTCCATAGGCCTCAGCTACCTGCTGTTGTTTAGGCTTTACATCGCAATAGACAAAGCCGAAAGGGAAATAACCGAGCTGACACGTCGGATCACAATAGAATTCCAGGAAATCAAGGAAATGCTGGAAAAACTAGAAAGGGACTAG
- a CDS encoding cytidine/deoxycytidylate deaminase family protein, giving the protein MEIEIVLDKERAEHIKKIRPTKDEYFMLIAKLVSLRATCPRLRVGAVAVKDGYILATGYNGAPRNMEHCIDVGCLIVDGHCHRAVHAEQNVIAMAARKGISLEGATLYVTHFPCDVCFKLLVNAGVREIVYEEMYPNKATEILLKEAQEKGIVKIRQFKVPKERVKVFLKELFGDD; this is encoded by the coding sequence GTGGAGATAGAAATAGTTCTGGATAAAGAGCGAGCAGAGCATATAAAGAAAATACGCCCCACAAAAGATGAATACTTCATGCTCATTGCAAAACTTGTAAGCTTAAGGGCCACATGTCCCAGGCTCAGGGTTGGAGCAGTTGCCGTAAAAGACGGCTACATTTTGGCGACGGGCTATAATGGTGCCCCGAGGAACATGGAGCATTGTATAGACGTGGGTTGCTTAATAGTTGATGGCCACTGTCATAGGGCGGTTCATGCGGAGCAGAACGTCATAGCAATGGCTGCTAGAAAGGGGATAAGCCTTGAGGGGGCCACACTTTATGTTACCCACTTTCCATGCGATGTCTGCTTTAAGTTACTGGTAAATGCGGGAGTTAGGGAAATAGTTTACGAGGAAATGTATCCCAACAAGGCAACTGAGATTTTGCTGAAAGAAGCCCAAGAGAAAGGGATTGTGAAAATAAGACAATTCAAAGTACCAAAGGAGAGGGTTAAAGTATTCTTGAAAGAGCTTTTTGGAGATGACTAG
- a CDS encoding respiratory chain complex I subunit 1 family protein has translation MTPETLFYAIGMPIIGVFLGLVYKGIDRRVSARMTSRIGPPIRQPFWDVGKLLLKETVVPENAVRWIFNAMPILAFASSMTLLLYIPFGILKAPLEGYGDLVVILYLLTLQALAMAIGGFASGSPFSSVGAQREMVLMMSYEMPFAIVITGFALIYKSFSLSTIASTPVWSIVGPLGGLGVLLLLIAFLWVTPAELAKLPFDIAEAETEIAEGMLAEYSGRNLALFYLSDAVRGFAMIAIEVVLFFPFTLSYLFGLNLSGAALYIAESLWFLFKVLVLYILVVTLVRTSFARFRIEQASRIFWVYVNIIALLGLLLIWAEVM, from the coding sequence ATGACCCCCGAAACTCTCTTTTACGCTATAGGGATGCCAATAATTGGAGTATTCCTCGGATTGGTGTACAAGGGTATTGACAGACGGGTTTCAGCAAGAATGACATCGAGAATAGGGCCCCCAATAAGACAGCCCTTCTGGGACGTTGGAAAGCTTCTCCTTAAAGAAACAGTTGTACCGGAAAACGCGGTAAGATGGATCTTCAACGCAATGCCTATCTTGGCATTTGCTTCATCAATGACTCTCCTCCTTTATATCCCATTCGGCATCTTAAAGGCACCCTTAGAAGGATACGGTGATCTGGTAGTGATTTTATACCTCTTAACTCTCCAGGCGCTTGCAATGGCCATTGGAGGATTTGCCTCGGGCAGCCCGTTTTCTTCAGTGGGAGCACAGAGAGAAATGGTTCTAATGATGAGCTACGAAATGCCCTTTGCAATAGTTATAACAGGCTTTGCTCTAATCTACAAAAGCTTTTCGTTGAGCACAATAGCCTCTACCCCCGTATGGAGCATTGTAGGTCCTTTGGGAGGATTGGGCGTTCTATTGCTCTTGATAGCATTTCTATGGGTAACTCCAGCAGAGCTTGCAAAGCTCCCTTTTGATATAGCAGAGGCCGAGACGGAAATAGCAGAGGGTATGCTTGCAGAGTATAGCGGGAGAAATCTTGCCTTGTTCTACCTTTCAGATGCAGTTAGGGGCTTTGCCATGATAGCAATAGAGGTGGTCTTATTCTTCCCCTTCACGTTGAGCTACCTCTTTGGCTTGAATCTCTCGGGAGCGGCTCTCTATATAGCTGAAAGTCTGTGGTTCCTCTTCAAAGTGCTGGTGCTTTATATTCTAGTAGTAACGCTGGTCAGGACATCCTTCGCGAGGTTCAGGATAGAGCAGGCATCGAGGATCTTTTGGGTATATGTGAACATAATAGCCCTGCTTGGACTTTTGCTGATATGGGCGGAGGTGATGTGA
- the cas6 gene encoding CRISPR-associated endoribonuclease Cas6, with protein sequence MRIEIKLKPENKNAIVPFNYNDEIHDQLLEKIFLAEPDLAEMFQTEYRDYFTFSRIMIREREIIPDKGIKVLSNDISLYVSSSFTQIIKAIAEGFISNPILKVGDAMFSMTEIKILREPKIKDGTLFSTLSPIVVRTAKFEDNKIKIWDLYPNNEGFQDKLRKIMLTKFSEINGILPKDTDFHLDVIKFKPVRIKVGKTYYRGSLMVFRYYGSKEIAKFGYENGFGEKTSYGFGMVKVIDEEEGQ encoded by the coding sequence ATGAGAATTGAAATCAAACTTAAACCTGAAAATAAGAATGCTATAGTGCCGTTTAATTATAACGATGAAATTCACGACCAGCTGCTCGAAAAGATTTTCCTTGCGGAGCCAGACTTAGCTGAGATGTTTCAAACGGAGTATAGGGATTACTTCACCTTTTCCAGGATAATGATTAGAGAGAGGGAGATTATTCCCGATAAAGGAATTAAAGTGCTCTCGAATGACATATCACTATATGTTTCATCTTCTTTCACCCAAATCATAAAGGCAATTGCAGAGGGGTTTATCTCCAACCCCATTCTGAAAGTTGGAGATGCAATGTTCTCCATGACCGAGATAAAAATACTCCGGGAGCCAAAGATAAAGGATGGAACGCTTTTTTCAACGTTGAGCCCCATAGTTGTTAGGACAGCCAAGTTTGAGGACAATAAGATAAAGATATGGGATCTTTATCCAAACAACGAAGGATTCCAAGACAAACTCAGGAAAATAATGCTTACAAAGTTTTCAGAGATAAATGGTATACTCCCAAAGGACACCGACTTCCACCTTGATGTCATAAAATTCAAACCCGTCAGGATAAAGGTGGGTAAGACTTATTACAGAGGCTCTCTGATGGTTTTTCGGTATTATGGGTCGAAGGAGATAGCAAAGTTCGGGTACGAAAACGGTTTTGGAGAAAAAACCAGCTATGGTTTCGGAATGGTCAAAGTAATTGATGAAGAAGAAGGACAATAA
- a CDS encoding glycosyltransferase yields MDIQLVVFDLDGTLVGAPMDFAEVKERLRERLEMEGIPKELIGDLTPMYETLFKISQTTGMDFEYLHSFLVELEVERAKDSYLFEGSRELLELLKENGIKIALMTRSSRKATEYVLKKHSIEEFFDLVVTRDDVPPEDVKPNVGHLKTILEHFNVPPTKVVVVGDHGYDLLPAKELRCLSVLITSNESGRMSFKIEEDANFEVANVKEAVGLFKRLLKTYVVVPAYNEEKTIGSVLEELLQYFKGKEIVVVNDGSRDRTREVAQEKGVVVLTHLVNRGLGGALGTGIKYALLKEAELILTFDADGQHLVDDALRVMKPVAEGRADFAVGSRLKGDISEMPFVKRFGNFVLDFITAIFARKYVTDSQSGLRCLNRECASKIKITCDRYAVSSEIIIEASKNGCRIVEVPIKAVYTEYSKKKGTNVLEGVKIAFNLLLDRMR; encoded by the coding sequence ATGGACATTCAGTTGGTTGTCTTCGATCTCGATGGAACCCTTGTGGGCGCTCCAATGGACTTTGCAGAGGTAAAGGAGAGATTAAGAGAGAGGCTTGAGATGGAGGGAATACCAAAGGAGCTCATTGGCGACCTAACCCCTATGTATGAAACCCTGTTCAAGATATCCCAAACTACGGGTATGGATTTTGAATATCTGCATTCATTCCTCGTTGAACTGGAAGTAGAAAGGGCTAAGGACAGCTATTTGTTCGAAGGTTCCAGAGAACTGCTAGAGCTTTTAAAAGAAAATGGAATAAAAATCGCCCTGATGACTAGGAGCTCCAGGAAGGCCACAGAATATGTGCTAAAAAAACATAGCATCGAGGAATTTTTTGATCTTGTAGTTACCAGGGATGACGTGCCTCCGGAGGATGTAAAGCCCAACGTTGGCCATTTAAAAACAATACTGGAGCATTTTAATGTCCCACCAACAAAAGTAGTTGTAGTGGGAGATCATGGATATGACCTGCTCCCGGCAAAAGAACTAAGGTGCCTGAGTGTACTTATAACCTCCAACGAAAGCGGAAGGATGAGCTTTAAAATTGAAGAAGATGCAAACTTTGAAGTGGCAAATGTCAAAGAAGCCGTCGGGCTCTTCAAAAGACTGCTTAAAACATACGTTGTTGTACCCGCTTACAACGAAGAAAAGACCATCGGCAGCGTCTTAGAGGAGCTACTCCAGTATTTTAAAGGAAAAGAGATTGTGGTGGTAAACGATGGAAGCAGGGATAGAACCAGAGAAGTGGCCCAAGAAAAAGGCGTGGTAGTGTTAACACACCTCGTAAACAGAGGGCTTGGGGGAGCATTGGGGACGGGGATAAAGTATGCCCTCCTTAAAGAAGCTGAATTAATACTGACCTTCGATGCAGATGGCCAGCATTTAGTTGATGATGCCCTAAGAGTAATGAAGCCGGTTGCAGAGGGAAGAGCAGATTTTGCCGTGGGCTCAAGATTGAAAGGAGATATAAGTGAAATGCCTTTTGTAAAGCGCTTTGGAAATTTTGTTCTCGACTTCATAACAGCGATATTTGCAAGGAAATACGTCACTGATTCCCAGAGTGGTCTGCGGTGTTTGAATAGAGAATGTGCATCCAAAATAAAAATCACATGCGATAGATATGCTGTTTCAAGTGAAATAATAATCGAAGCCTCAAAGAACGGATGCAGAATAGTTGAAGTACCCATAAAAGCGGTTTATACCGAATATTCCAAAAAGAAAGGGACCAACGTTTTAGAGGGCGTAAAAATAGCTTTTAACTTGCTGTTAGATAGGATGAGGTGA
- a CDS encoding 4Fe-4S dicluster domain-containing protein — MPTKAMFLMIKQMLQRPFTNPFPVKHAPKDVTSLIEKIQKGEVKIYPPVPVPEGFRGKLHYDPERCIGCRLCIMVCPANAMEWIPELGKIRHYVSRCMFCALCVDVCPGKKFPGEEKAVKALSMSEEFLIADYDKYSDNLIEEPPEAKEKGI, encoded by the coding sequence ATGCCAACAAAAGCAATGTTCCTAATGATAAAACAGATGCTTCAGAGGCCGTTCACAAATCCATTTCCAGTAAAGCACGCTCCAAAAGACGTAACATCACTCATTGAAAAGATCCAAAAAGGGGAAGTGAAGATATATCCCCCCGTCCCTGTTCCGGAAGGATTTAGAGGGAAGCTGCACTACGATCCCGAGAGGTGCATTGGGTGCAGGCTGTGTATAATGGTATGCCCTGCAAATGCTATGGAATGGATCCCGGAGCTTGGGAAAATAAGGCACTATGTTTCCCGCTGTATGTTTTGTGCCCTCTGTGTAGACGTCTGTCCAGGCAAAAAGTTTCCAGGAGAGGAGAAGGCTGTGAAGGCACTCTCCATGAGTGAAGAATTCCTCATTGCTGACTACGACAAGTACAGCGACAACCTTATAGAGGAACCTCCCGAAGCTAAGGAAAAAGGTATTTAG
- a CDS encoding PLP-dependent aminotransferase family protein — MDYTKYLAGRANWIKGSALADVMKKASELQKKGVKLISLAAGDPDPDLIPRAVLGEIAKEVLEKEPKSVMYTPANGIPELREELAAFLKKYDHLEVSPENIVITIGGTGALDLLGRVLIDPGDVVITENPSYINTLLAFEQLGAKIEGVPVDNYGMRVDLLEEKIKELKAKGQKVKLIYTIPTGQNPMGVTMSMERRKALLEVASKYDLLIIEDTAYNFMRYEGGDIVPLKALDNEGRVIVAGTLSKVLGTGFRIGWIIAEGEILKKVLMQKQPIDFCAPAISQYIALEYLKRGYFEKYHLKGALLGYREKRDIMLKVLEKHLPNAEFTKPIAGMFVMLFLPEGADGISFANELMEREGVVVVPGKPFYTDESGKNAIRLNFSRPNKEEIPVGIEKLAKLYKEKFGE, encoded by the coding sequence ATGGATTACACAAAATACCTAGCCGGAAGGGCGAATTGGATTAAGGGCTCGGCTTTGGCTGATGTGATGAAAAAGGCTTCAGAACTTCAAAAGAAAGGAGTGAAACTAATTTCTCTCGCAGCTGGGGATCCAGATCCAGATTTAATCCCAAGGGCTGTTCTTGGAGAAATAGCAAAAGAGGTTCTTGAAAAGGAGCCAAAATCTGTTATGTATACTCCAGCAAATGGGATTCCAGAGCTTAGGGAGGAGCTGGCAGCATTCTTGAAAAAATACGACCATTTAGAAGTTTCTCCAGAAAACATTGTTATTACAATAGGGGGAACGGGAGCACTGGATCTTCTTGGAAGGGTCTTGATAGACCCTGGAGATGTCGTGATAACGGAGAATCCCTCGTACATAAACACTCTGCTGGCATTTGAACAGCTGGGAGCCAAAATTGAGGGGGTTCCAGTTGATAACTATGGAATGAGAGTTGATCTGCTGGAGGAGAAAATAAAGGAGCTTAAAGCTAAAGGACAGAAAGTTAAGCTCATCTATACCATCCCGACTGGCCAGAATCCAATGGGCGTCACCATGAGTATGGAACGCAGAAAGGCTCTTCTGGAGGTTGCATCCAAGTACGACCTCCTAATAATTGAAGACACCGCTTATAACTTTATGAGGTATGAAGGTGGGGATATAGTCCCCTTAAAGGCTCTGGACAATGAAGGGAGAGTTATCGTGGCGGGAACGCTCAGCAAGGTCCTTGGAACAGGATTCAGAATTGGATGGATAATAGCAGAGGGAGAAATCCTCAAAAAAGTTCTCATGCAGAAACAGCCAATTGACTTCTGTGCTCCAGCTATTTCCCAGTACATTGCCCTGGAATACTTAAAGAGGGGCTATTTTGAGAAGTATCACTTGAAAGGAGCACTGCTCGGTTATAGAGAGAAGAGGGATATCATGCTGAAGGTTCTTGAAAAGCACTTGCCAAATGCAGAATTTACAAAGCCAATAGCGGGAATGTTTGTTATGCTTTTCCTTCCAGAGGGGGCAGATGGTATCTCATTTGCCAACGAGCTCATGGAAAGAGAGGGGGTTGTGGTAGTTCCAGGAAAGCCTTTCTACACGGACGAGTCTGGAAAGAATGCTATAAGGCTTAACTTCTCAAGACCAAACAAGGAAGAAATTCCAGTAGGAATCGAAAAACTTGCTAAACTTTATAAGGAAAAGTTTGGCGAGTGA
- a CDS encoding M48 family metallopeptidase codes for MLKLIFLAQVLITLLYLGKLGLLFVVAVFLILAGLYLWTIKSSLNKKQRKLSYEDLPWLYDGIMRMANKAGIATPEIYLLDDYIPNAYSFRNSIVLSMGLFEVLDEEEILAVAAHEIGHIKNGDTVLFPLISYGRYLMLAIALLNFLISRNTLVSLASLIFYLLYEVRRSDYLKQREFKADETALRLIPVPLALKRALEELKYYEDLRIEVKESALPSIEPEIERTHQKSLFETHPSYEERIWKIMAEVEAMTLMGRIFN; via the coding sequence ATGCTTAAGCTCATATTCCTTGCCCAGGTGTTGATTACACTTTTATACTTGGGAAAACTCGGCCTGTTATTTGTAGTTGCGGTATTCCTTATTCTCGCTGGACTGTACCTGTGGACTATTAAGAGCTCCTTAAATAAGAAACAAAGGAAGCTTTCTTATGAAGACCTCCCATGGCTCTACGATGGAATAATGAGAATGGCAAATAAGGCCGGGATAGCAACTCCCGAAATTTATCTGCTGGATGACTATATACCCAATGCTTACTCTTTTAGAAATTCGATTGTGCTTTCTATGGGTCTATTTGAGGTTCTCGATGAAGAAGAAATCCTTGCAGTTGCGGCCCATGAGATAGGTCATATAAAAAACGGAGATACTGTCCTCTTCCCGCTCATATCTTATGGGAGATATCTCATGCTCGCCATAGCCCTTTTGAATTTCCTAATCTCCAGAAACACCTTGGTTTCATTGGCTTCCTTAATATTTTACCTTCTCTATGAGGTTCGTAGGTCTGATTATTTAAAACAGAGGGAATTCAAAGCTGATGAAACGGCATTGCGCTTAATACCCGTTCCACTGGCTCTAAAAAGAGCCCTCGAAGAACTTAAGTACTACGAGGACTTAAGGATCGAAGTTAAGGAATCTGCGCTGCCTTCTATAGAGCCGGAGATAGAGAGAACTCACCAAAAATCACTTTTTGAGACACACCCGAGCTATGAAGAGAGGATATGGAAGATTATGGCCGAGGTTGAAGCTATGACCCTCATGGGGAGAATTTTCAACTGA
- a CDS encoding DUF72 domain-containing protein — MILVGTCGFCEAKKRYFEDFSTVEVQQTFYKILQERTLQKWRKEAPEDFVFSLKAFQGITHPSNSPTWRRSNVKPFGDVGLLRPTEEVLRYWGLTLKEAEALGARFILIQLPKSFKENEESFSNAEKFFEQIERGDFEIAVELRGWSERGIKKFVRGFDLIDVTDPTIREPTHGGMINYYRLHGTYQGGRIIYKHKYSEEELRAIAEKVKGWDKGESYVYLNNVYMCDDAKRFIKILAF; from the coding sequence ATGATACTCGTCGGAACATGTGGTTTTTGTGAGGCCAAGAAGAGATATTTTGAAGACTTCAGCACTGTGGAAGTTCAGCAAACTTTTTACAAAATTCTGCAGGAGAGGACTCTCCAAAAGTGGAGGAAAGAGGCTCCAGAAGATTTTGTATTTTCCCTCAAGGCGTTTCAAGGTATAACACATCCTTCAAACAGTCCCACTTGGAGACGGAGTAATGTAAAACCATTCGGGGATGTGGGACTGCTGAGACCTACAGAGGAGGTTCTTAGATACTGGGGGCTTACACTTAAAGAAGCTGAGGCGTTAGGGGCAAGGTTTATTCTAATTCAGCTCCCCAAAAGCTTTAAAGAAAATGAAGAGAGCTTTAGCAATGCGGAGAAGTTTTTTGAGCAGATAGAAAGGGGAGATTTTGAAATTGCAGTTGAACTTAGAGGCTGGAGTGAAAGGGGAATAAAGAAATTCGTTAGGGGGTTCGATCTCATCGATGTCACAGACCCTACAATACGGGAACCCACTCATGGGGGAATGATTAACTACTACCGTCTTCACGGCACTTATCAGGGAGGGAGGATAATATACAAACACAAATACAGTGAAGAAGAGTTAAGGGCGATAGCCGAAAAAGTTAAAGGGTGGGATAAAGGGGAGAGCTACGTTTACCTCAACAACGTCTATATGTGCGACGATGCCAAGCGTTTTATTAAAATCCTGGCTTTCTAA
- a CDS encoding 30S ribosomal protein S15 — protein sequence MARLHARKRGKSGSKKPPRTAPPTWVEYTAEEVENLVVKLRKEGYSAAMIGTILRDQYGIPSVRLITGKKITKILEENGLAPEIPEDLMFLIRKAVKLRKHLEQHPKDLHSMRGLQLTESKIRRLVKYYRRTGKLPANWRYDPEQAKLLVR from the coding sequence ATGGCAAGGTTGCATGCAAGAAAGAGAGGAAAGTCTGGATCAAAGAAGCCACCGAGGACTGCTCCACCCACATGGGTGGAATACACTGCTGAGGAAGTTGAAAATCTTGTTGTTAAACTTAGGAAGGAAGGCTACAGTGCTGCCATGATAGGCACTATTTTGAGGGATCAATACGGAATTCCGAGTGTTAGGCTCATCACCGGCAAGAAAATAACCAAGATACTCGAAGAGAACGGCCTTGCTCCGGAGATTCCAGAGGATTTAATGTTCCTCATTAGAAAGGCAGTCAAGCTTAGGAAGCACTTAGAACAGCATCCCAAAGACCTTCATTCAATGAGGGGTCTTCAGCTTACTGAGAGCAAGATCAGGAGACTTGTAAAGTACTACAGAAGAACAGGAAAGCTACCGGCCAATTGGAGATACGATCCGGAGCAAGCAAAGCTTCTCGTTCGCTGA